A region from the Corylus avellana chromosome ca7, CavTom2PMs-1.0 genome encodes:
- the LOC132186456 gene encoding proline-rich receptor-like protein kinase PERK2 gives MAGSTHFFLLSLIMTLSLSSIDMSMAARSLLDTPAAPPPALALPTIPSLPKASLPPLPSLPTLPKATLPPLPSMPLPTLPTQPTLPKPTLPPLPSQPTLPQATLPPLPTQPTLPTAPKVTLPPLPATPLPTIPTTIPSIIPTIPTTIPTIPFFSPPPSN, from the coding sequence ATGGCTGGTTCTACTCATTTTTTCCTATTGTCTTTGATTATGACATTGTCATTGTCAAGCATCGACATGAGCATGGCAGCTCGTAGCCTTTTGGATACACCGGCGGCTCCACCTCCGGCATTGGCGCTGCCTACAATTCCATCTCTGCCAAAGGCTTCATTGCCTCCTTTGCCCTCATTGCCAACACTGCCGAAAGCCACATTGCCCCCACTGCCTAGCATGCCATTGCCAACTTTGCCGACTCAGCCAACTCTGCCAAAGCCCACTTTGCCACCACTCCCATCTCAGCCAACACTGCCTCAAGCCACATTGCCACCATTGCCAACTCAACCAACTTTGCCAACAGCTCCCAAGGTGACTCTACCTCCTCTGCCAGCCACTCCATTGCCCACCATCCCAACTACAATCCCTTCAATAATCCCCACCATTCCAACAACAATTCCAACAATTCCTTTCTTCTCCCCACCCCCATCAAACTGA
- the LOC132186457 gene encoding transcription factor bHLH131 gives MALLRQLEQNMQQFQNYYKSEARTIQNSFSQGVFSAKTISNKISFSKPKSKAEAKQLAAKKHSEAERRRRMRINGQYATLRNILPNLIKMDKAAVLSETVRQVRELRKTVSALEGVCCGSGAKDCVFPGEMDKLSLESCDDEQGQVKVTFSCEDRPGLMSTVAKAMRTVKGRVVKSEMVTVGGRTKCVLWVRGLGGRNEGIVMLRRALKVVIERPILAGISKDPRFT, from the exons ATGGCCTTACTGCGACAG TTAGAACAAAACATGCAACAGTTTCAAAATTATTACAAGTCAGAAGCACGTACAATTCAAAATAGCTTCTCTCAAGGAGTTTTCTCAGCCAAAACCATCAGCAATAAAATTTCATTctccaaaccaaaatcaaaagcTGAGGCCAAACAACTCGCTGCCAAGAAACACAGCGAGGCAGAGAGGAGGCGTAGGATGCGAATCAATGGCCAATACGCCACTCTTCGCAATATCCTTCCAAACTTGATCAAA ATGGACAAGGCGGCGGTGCTTTCAGAGACGGTCCGGCAAGTAAGGGAGCTGAGAAAGACAGTTTCTGCATTGGAAGGAGTTTGTTGTGGTAGCGGAGCTAAGGATTGTGTGTTCCCAGGTGAGATGGACAAGCTGAGTTTGGAAAGCTGTGATGATGAGCAGGGACAGGTGAAGGTCACGTTCAGCTGTGAGGATAGGCCGGGATTGATGTCGACGGTGGCAAAGGCAATGAGGACGGTGAAAGGGAGGGTGGTGAAGTCTGAGATGGTGACGGTGGGTGGGAGGACCAAGTGTGTTTTGTGGGTGCGAGGGTTGGGTGGTAGAAATGAAGGGATTGTGATGCTAAGGAGAGCTTTGAAGGTGGTCATAGAGAGGCCTATTTTGGCAGGGATCAGCAAGGACCCACGGTTCACTTGA
- the LOC132188838 gene encoding uncharacterized protein LOC132188838 codes for MKGASKGLGPKYLLELSANFLTQRDLRSCRSYALEARDSDLRISSVADQIISIADVLLAAERRFGNGLLDYFSILQVRRSDSGNRELLWTQFEKLATLLNPTVNKFAFAEEAGVLVRDAWSVLSDPEKKTRYESEIDGPEKKGTETSENKETFWTLCPYCYCMYEYEKVYEECCLRCQNCQRAFHGVSIKSPPQSVLVGEENYYRCGWGCFPVGCEKGAENDGDREGKNDSVQGNARMRNVKTKAGRRVMKNVKTVARNTAKIMGRGMSGRKNGMERINLNVECGDSGEDELEFFEGDDDIFVGVVLGRQ; via the coding sequence ATGAAGGGAGCAAGCAAGGGACTCGGACCCAAATATCTTCTCGAACTATCCGCGAACTTCCTGACCCAACGAGACCTACGCAGCTGCCGAAGTTACGCCCTCGAAGCCCGAGATTCCGACCTGAGGATTTCCTCCGTCGCTGACCAAATCATTTCCATCGCCGACGTCCTGCTCGCCGCAGAGCGCCGCTTCGGAAACGGCCTCCTGGACTACTTCTCTATTCTCCAAGTCCGCCGCTCCGACTCCGGGAACCGGGAGCTCCTTTGGACCCAGTTCGAGAAGCTGGCGACCCTCCTGAACCCGACCGTCAACAAGTTCGCATTCGCCGAGGAGGCCGGGGTCCTCGTCCGCGACGCCTGGTCCGTGCTGTCCGACCCGGAAAAGAAAACCCGGTACGAGAGCGAAATCGACGGGCCCGAAAAGAAAGGGACCGAGACTAGCGAGAACAAAGAAACATTCTGGACCCTGTGTCCGTACTGTTACTGCATGTACGAGTACGAGAAGGTTTACGAGGAGTGTTGCCTGAGGTGCCAGAATTGTCAGCGGGCCTTTCATGGGGTGTCGATCAAATCGCCACCACAGAGCGTGCTCGTGGGGGAGGAGAACTACTACCGTTGTGGCTGGGGCTGTTTTCCTGTGGGGTGTGAAAAGGGTGCAGAGAATGATGGTGATCGTGAGGGTAAAAACGACAGCGTTCAAGGGAATGCGCGAATGAGGAATGTGAAGACTAAGGCGGGCCGGCGGGTGATGAAGAACGTGAAGACTGTGGCGAGGAACACTGCGAAGATAATGGGGAGAGGGATGAGTGGTAGGAAGAATGGAATGGAAAGAATAAATTTGAATGTGGAATGTGGTGACTCTGGTGAGGATGAGTTGGAGTTCTTTGAGGGGGATGATGATATTTTTGTTGGTGTAGTATTGGGTCGGCAGTGA
- the LOC132186458 gene encoding uncharacterized protein LOC132186458 yields MLHISKLFRFVELFLAMVLFSWTLARVPFAVRISGEFFRQLLGFVASPLFVFLLCNVIIVTLLAKSGRFSGQIPSGHDGETEIFEEIIKNSGDHKRSQSETDPLAHLPGAIEYHDKQIITEMITTAREDDANTFSDSDSDSDSDSDSDLEHPKPYRRTQSEKFERKSWEKSHGKLRRSETEKCTKGVKSEENLAPEDELSNEEFQRTIEDFIAKQWNFRHQESLPIVLRNQSSVPVTN; encoded by the coding sequence ATGCTTCACATCTCGAAGCTTTTTCGCTTCGTGGAGCTGTTTCTGGCTATGGTTCTCTTCTCGTGGACCTTAGCTCGGGTCCCTTTCGCCGTTAGAATCTCCGGGGAGTTCTTCCGGCAGCTTTTAGGCTTCGTCGCGAGCCCTCTCTTCGTTTTTCTGCTCTGCAACGTCATCATCGTTACTCTTCTGGCCAAGTCCGGCCGGTTCTCCGGCCAAATTCCGTCCGGCCACGACGGCGAGACCGAAATCTTCGAGGAAATCATCAAAAACAGCGGCGACCACAAGAGGTCGCAGTCCGAAACTGATCCTCTCGCCCACTTGCCAGGGGCGATCGAGTACCATGACAAGCAGATTATCACTGAGATGATCACGACCGCTCGTGAAGACGACGCTAACACGTTCTCTGACTCGGACTCGGACTCGGACTCGGACTCGGACTCGGATCTGGAGCATCCGAAGCCGTATCGTAGGACTCAGTCGGAGAAGTTCGAGCGCAAGAGTTGGGAGAAGTCTCACGGAAAGCTCCGGCGATCGGAGACGGAGAAGTGCACGAAAGGTGTTAAATCCGAAGAGAATCTAGCTCCGGAGGACGAGCTAAGCAACGAGGAGTTCCAGCGCACCATAGAGGACTTCATTGCAAAGCAGTGGAATTTTCGTCACCAAGAGTCTCTTCCCATCGTTCTACGGAACCAGAGCTCAGTCCCGGTTACCAATTAG